A genomic window from Vigna radiata var. radiata cultivar VC1973A chromosome 2, Vradiata_ver6, whole genome shotgun sequence includes:
- the LOC106756661 gene encoding uncharacterized protein LOC106756661, translating to MDFHSLSRKQLQALCKKNKIPANITNAGMADALAALDQVEGLDEVLNSSEADVGTPNVNLRTAGRASSQRKAARAEVEGSTVKVSASARPLRGARVGVASGVTEQENKDASVPPVTPAASRRRATAVSTRRKKEVEIVEDGDRNDASGVTEQENKNANVPPVTPAAGRRRATAVSTRKKKEVEIVEEGGDKNDAPKTVATASVARRRATSLSICTTKNETAGGNSVQRTYSTRRSVRLLENGLSNMSLVDTEDTGFVKIDGDDVSQELSNVSNQVEDSCNTEEGSSLQMDSTVVSEDTEESEVCFVEQNTGYECQSHESASDVKLVSVAENDTVVGPHGSEEVEPEKINCLELGAEPNASDAAGPDPFLDLEETCDSSDLETENKECVGACQESFPVEASADAMVPDNVSVDVTDHISGPDSLLDLEETCDSSDLETENKERVGACQESFPVEASADAMAPYNVSVDVTDQGVAGSLSMITDCKIYDEVSNKSGDQVSSDEDVNNGAMVRQKEQVELMDGKISHEGDDKEDKNNEPEVEDESDYSSLLEGSSDSCDRADDQGSEVLPLLEDSTVAKLEVLPPEASEAQVEVTYQDTPTLTVVVADEDVAASITSPVGDAPTGVNETMEHNTGHVNQDVKDETEEDEEYQHLLAVEDKDAKESGSMIGSEGVPELDSISSSAGELQEEELKEVKPEEMEAGTHSVPDVTEAQAEESEEPVTGQVSVESASGPIDGEVVSEEISAIPDQDNIIVSSENVSSDAPVQSVVSDPLKENMTSHDLHNKTMGELKRMLKSLKLVDEKSNCNKTPHKEVDKKRTALQVLPQNRMTSGEAQIDD from the exons ATGGATTTCCACTCTCTTTCAAGGAAGCAGCTACAGGCACTCTGCAAGAAGAACAAGATTCCAGCTAACATCACCAATGCTGGCATGGCTGACGCTCTCGCTGCTCTCGATCAA GTTGAAGGATTGGATGAGGTTTTGAATTCAAGCGAGGCTGATGTTGGAACCCCGAATGTTAATCTGCGTACGGCTGGTAGGGCCTCAAGTCAAAGGAAAGCAGCGAGAGCAGAAGTTGAAGGTTCAACGGTGAAGGTTTCGGCCTCCGCCAGGCCTCTACGTGGGGCTAGAGTTGGAGTTGCATCAGGAGTAACGGAGCAAGAGAACAAAGATGCCAGTGTTCCGCCAGTTACTCCTGCTGCCAGTAGGAGAAGGGCTACTGCAGTTTCTACTCGTAGAAAGAAAGAAGTTGAGATTGTAGAAGATGGTGATAGGAATGATGCATCGGGAGTAACGGAGCAAGAGAACAAAAACGCCAATGTTCCACCAGTCACTCCTGCTGCCGGTAGGAGAAGGGCTACTGCAGTTTCTACTCGTAAGAAGAAAGAAGTTGAGATTGTAGAAGAAGGTGGTGATAAAAATGATGCGCCTAAAACAGTTGCTACAGCTTCCGTTGCTCGGAGAAGAGCTACTAGTCTTTCGATTTGCACTACCAAGAATGAGACCGCCGGGGGTAATTCAGTGCAGAGAACATATAGCACGAGGAGGTCGGTTAGATTGTTGGAGAATGGATTGTCTAACATGAGTTTGGTTGACACTGAAGACACTGGATTTGTCAAGATTGATGGTGATGATGTTTCTCAAGAACTGAGTAATGTCTCGAACCAAGTGGAAGACTCGTGTAATACTGAAGAAG GATCTAGTTTGCAGATGGACTCGACTGTGGTTTCCGAAGATACTGAGGAGTCCGAAGTCTGCTTTGTAGAACAAAACACTGGATATGAATGCCAATCACACGAGTCTGCTTCAGATGTGAAATTAGTTTCTGTGGCTGAAAATGATACGGTGGTTGGACCACATGGTTCAGAGGAAGTTGAACCGGAGAAAATCAACTGCTTGGAGTTGGGGGCTGAACCAAATGCATCAGATGCAGCag GACCTGACCCTTTTCTTGATCTGGAGGAAACTTGTGATTCCTCGGACCTAGAAACTGAAAATAAGGAATGCGTTGGAGCCTGCCAAGAAAGTTTTCCCGTCGAGGCATCCGCAGATGCTATGGTACCTGATAACGTTTCGGTGGATGTTACTGATCACATTTCAGGACCTGACTCGTTACTTGATCTGGAGGAAACTTGTGATTCCTCTGACCTAGAAACTGAAAATAAGGAACGCGTTGGAGCCTGCCAAGAAAGTTTTCCCGTCGAGGCATCCGCAGATGCTATGGCACCTTATAACGTTTCGGTGGATGTTACTGATCAAGGTGTTGCTGGTTCGCTTTCTATGATAACTGATTGCAAGATTTATGATGAAGTCAGCAATAAGAGTGGTGACCAAGTCAGCAGTGATGAAGATGTCAACAATGGCGCTATGGTCAGGCAAAAGGAACAAGTTGAGCTCATGGATGGAAAAATCAGCCATGAGGGCGatgataaagaagataagaacaATGAGCCAGAAGTGGAGGATGAATCAGATTATTCTAGTTTACTGGAAGGAAGTTCTGATTCATGTGATAGAGCTGATGATCAAG GTTCCGAAGTGTTACCTTTACTTGAGGATAGCACTGTGGCAAAGCTAGAGGTTTTGCCTCCTGAGGCATCTGAAGCTCAAGTGGAGGTTACTTACCAAGATACTCCAACTTTGACTGTCGTGGTTGCTGACGAGGATGTCGCTGCCTCGATCACCTCACCTGTCGGTGATGCTCCAACGGGCGTAAATGAAACTATGGAGCACAACACCGGCCATGTTAACCAGGATGTGAAGGATGAAaccgaagaagatgaagagtACCAGCATCTTCTTGCTGTTGAGGACAAAGATGCCAAGGAAAGTGGCTCGATGATTGGTTCTGAAGGGGTTCCCGAGCTCGACTCAATTTCTAGTTCTGCCGGTGAGCTCCAAGAGGAAGAATTGAAAGAAGTTAAACCAGAGGAGATGGAAGCAGGGACACACAGCGTTCCTGATGTTACTGAGGCACAAGCGGAAGAATCCGAGGAACCTGTAACAGGACAG GTTTCAGTTGAATCTGCTTCGGGTCCTATTGATGGCGAGGTTGTTTCTGAAGAAATTTCTGCCATCCCAGACCAAGATAACATCATAGTCTCTTCGGAAAACGTGTCCTCTGATGCTCCGGTTCAATCAGTTGTTTCTGACCCATTGAAGGAAAATATGACATCTCATGATCTGCATAACAAGACCATGGGGGAACTTAAGAGAATGCTGAAGAGTTTAAAGCTAGTTGATGAAAAATCAAACTGCAACAAGACTCCTCATAAG GAAGTGGATAAGAAAAGAACTGCATTGCAGGTACTGCCACAGAATCGGATGACAAGTGGGGAAGCTCAGATTGATGACTGA
- the LOC106756597 gene encoding uncharacterized protein At1g51745 has protein sequence MMDCGVGSIVWVRRRNGSWWPGQILGPDDLSASHLTSPRSGTPVKLLGREDASVDWYNLEKSKRVKAFRCGEFDDCIEKAESAQGGPLKKREKYARREDAILHALELEKQILKKQGRSGGRPSNTFKKGAVASPPETLGNDNENHASSFMYCESESAGGFFLPERAKDGNQLRGEVDYSETTPRMRDLQDFGLRIAPAKKKFPSFVEPNIYQKRTVDDGARALATGGIRAGSTLHMNGAGQLGASRAKRSRCVYFPTESSDSLDYRETQPRVEMSPSQRRREFAYHGSMVGETEYTFMDDVESDSSETACTDSDSDSSETEPDLDEDMTIFSETGHDAEEHESTSSEELDELANSSDMPHLYPRDSITSNEAVSKWQLKGKRNNRNLVKRSVGASDGKYNMYGADVEEKSSHLRHNINSPSLHRYKFDFGDTFDDDDQNFGLEDEYPLSSRSISRSQSKIHRGVAWNDLAWDDHLASKRHWDAKAYSPLYGDRNHFGARVRPMLVDVDLKVQASYRKECVPFISLMSKLDGRAIVGHPIQVEALRDGSSDILFPAIDDFSNDVTGIEGSSMLPPAWRTARRTANFRIPRPHVPSSNGAEGAAEFPSSDQEQSFEYKSLNAGSSSHQASLQKRSGLKSHRSSAEKRSLKKVPKKLSLSSCQKTRTLSSLSTEHNFSRKPLHDSSSYQTDRLTKPDISGSTTVACIPVQLVFSRLLEKINRPPLKTPSNVALLNTGVDRNS, from the exons ATGATGGATTGCGGCGTTGGATCCATCGTGTGGGTGCGTCGGAGGAACGGGTCGTGGTGGCCGGGTCAAATCCTCGGCCCCGACGACCTCTCCGCTTCTCACCTCACCTCACCCCGATCCGGAACCCCCGTCAAGCTCCTCGGCAGAGAAGACGCCAGCGT GGATTGGTACAATTTGGAGAAATCCAAGCGTGTTAAGGCATTCCGGTGTGGTGAGTTTGATGATTGTATTGAAAAGGCCGAATCTGCTCAGGGGGGACCGctgaagaagagagagaagtaTGCGCGCCGAGAAGACGCCATTCTTCATGCTCTTGAGCTTGAGAAACAGATTTTGAAGAAGCAAGGGAGATCGGGTGGTAGACCATCAAATACCTTTAAAAAGGGTGCGGTTGCATCGCCTCCGGAAACACTAGGAAATGACAATGAAAACCATGCAAGTTCTTTTATGTATTGTGAAAGTGAGTCTGCTGGAGGTTTCTTTCTTCCAGAGAGGGCCAAGGATGGCAATCAGCTGCGCGGGGAAGTGGATTATTCTGAAACAACACCTCGGATGAGGGACTTGCAGGATTTTGGGCTCAGAATTGCCCCTGCAAAAAAGAAGTTTCCATCTTTTGTTGAACCTAACATTTACCAGAAACGTACGGTTGATGATGGTGCTCGGGCTCTTGCAACCGGTGGTATACGCGCTGGCAGTACTCTTCACATGAATG GGGCTGGGCAATTAGGAGCTTCACGAGCAAAGAGGAGCAGATGTGTGTATTTTCCGACCGAGTCCAGTGATTCTCTTGATTACAGAGAGACTCAACCCCGTGTTGAGATGTCACCTTCCCAACGCAGAAGGGAGTTTGCTTATCATGGTTCTATGGTTGGAGAGACTGAATATACTTTTATGGATGATGTTGAATCTGATTCTTCAGAAACAGCCTGtactgattctgattctgattcttcGGAGACAGAACCAGACTTGGATGAAGACATGACAATATTTTCAG AAACTGGTCATGATGCTGAAGAACATGAAAGCACTAGCAGCGAGGAGCTTGATGAATTAGCGAATTCCAGTGACATGCCTCACCTTTATCCTCGTGACTCAATAACAAGTAATGAAGCTGTGTCTAAATGGCAACTAAAAGGGAAAAGGAATAATCGGAATCTAGTAAAGAGGTCTGTTGGTGCTTCTGATggaaaatataatatgtatggAGCAGATGTTGAAGAAAAGAGTAGTCATTTAAGGCACAATATAAATAGTCCAAGTTTGCACCGCTACAAATTTGATTTTGGTGATACCTTTGACGACGATGATCAAAACTTTGGACTGGAAGATGAATACCCTCTGTCTTCTAGATCCATATCAAGAAGTCAAAGTAAAATTCATCGTGGTGTAGCTTGGAATGATTTGGCCTGGGATGATCATCTAGCTTCTAAAAGACATTGGGATGCTAAAGCATATTCTCCGTTGTACGGTGACCGTAATCATTTTGGCGCTAGGGTCAGGCCAATGCTAGTTGATGTAGATTTGAAAGTTCAAGCAAGCTATCGTAAAGAGTGTGTGCCCTTCATTTCGCTCATGAGTAAATTAGATGGGAGGGCAATAGTAGGGCACCCAATCCAGGTCGAGGCTCTCAGGGATGGCTCATCTGATATTCTATTTCCTGCAATTGATGACTTCAGTAATGATGTGACTGGTATTGAGGGAAGTAGTATGCTTCCACCAGCATGGAGGACTGCAAGGAGAACTGCAAATTTTCGCATCCCGCGCCCCCATGTGCCATCATCAAATGGTGCTGAAGGTGCGGCTGAGTTCCCCTCTTCAGATCAAGAACAAAGCTTtgaatataaaagtttaaatgcTGGAAGTTCCAGCCACCAGGCTAGCCTTCAAAAGAGGAGTGGCCTTAAAAGCCATCGTTCTTCAGCAGAAAAAAGGTCCTTAAAAAAGGTGCCTAAGAAATTGAGCTTGTCATCTTGCCAAAAAACTCGAACTCTGTCCTCATTATCTACTGAGCATAATTTTAGTAGAAAGCCATTACATGATAGCAGTAGTTATCAAACAGATAGATTGACTAAACCAGACATTTCTGGGTCCACTACAGTAGCTTGCATACCAGTCCAGTTAGTGTTTAGTAGATTACTCGAGAAGATTAATAGGCCTCCATTGAAAACACCTAGTAATGTGGCTTTGCTGAATACTGGTGTGGATAGAAATTCATAG